From one Mytilus edulis chromosome 1, xbMytEdul2.2, whole genome shotgun sequence genomic stretch:
- the LOC139518986 gene encoding extracellular tyrosine-protein kinase PKDCC-like, whose product MNEIQILKYNGGEGGRSKYVDIGTFEGQKVVIQRLRPILRSTDQHVRLVKFLKNLLMSDQLDHPSLVKVLGYCFRHTKGEAGYEHTPYFGDVSVVYEYGGMGLDLNALNRTIAERLNHAADLASLLSYLHYSPLGSLADFDIKPVHFKMLNGKIKLIDLDHMNNVEPTCSLTLSNSHTNFKPCPFNISCQELTEIEMRYTKCQTVKCDLGVCRGTNVKYNLQKMNIFFQVLLKPKFFPDALKYSLYRLLTQLNKTDIGVDDLEKEIRNITLAYTNLKT is encoded by the coding sequence atgaatgaaatacaGATATTAAAGTATAACGGAGGTGAAGGAGGTCGGTCAAAATATGTCGACATTGGTACATTTGAAGGTCAAAAGGTGGTCATTCAAAGGTTGAGACCTATACTAAGATCAACAGATCAACACGTTAGATTGGTCAAGTTTTTGAAAAATCTACTGATGAGTGATCAATTGGACCATCCCTCGCTAGTTAAAGTGTTAGGATACTGCTTTCGACATACTAAAGGCGAAGCCGGTTACGAACACACACCCTATTTTGGAGATGTCTCTGTTGTTTACGAATATGGTGGTATGGGTCTAGACCTAAATGCATTGAATCGTACAATTGCAGAGAGGCTGAATCATGCTGCTGACCTTGCTAGTTTGTTGTCCTACCTGCATTATTCACCTTTGGGATCTTTGGCAGATTTCGACATCAAGCCCGtacattttaaaatgttgaatggTAAAATAAAACTGATAGATTTGGATCATATGAACAATGTTGAACCAACATGCTCTTTGACATTGTCTAACTCACATACAAATTTCAAGCCGTGTCCTTTCAACATTAGTTGTCAAGAACTAACTGAAATTGAAATGCGGTATACCAAGTGTCAAACAGTCAAGTGTGATTTAGGGGTTTGTAGAGgtacaaatgtaaaatataatctACAAAAAATGAATATCTTCTTCCAGGTTTTGTTAAAACCGAAATTTTTCCCAGATGCATTGAAATATTCGTTATACAGGTTATTGACACAATTGAATAAGACTGATATTGGTGTTGAtgatttagaaaaagaaattagGAACATAACACTGGCTTATACAAATTTAAAGACGTAG
- the LOC139519058 gene encoding uncharacterized protein, which produces MRKTLVESNTGLRWTLYTTLEDTDYADDLALLSHTEDHMQEKTKNLEETAKMIGHKINTKKTQLMYLNTERHSVIFIEGKQLETVDSFNYLGSCITQKVVLKDTKIRIGKARSAFIRY; this is translated from the coding sequence ATGAGAAAAACCCTAGTAGAAAGTAACACCGGACTGAGATGGACACTTTATACCACGCTTGAGGACACAGACTATGCTGATGATTTAGCACTTTTATCCCATACCGAAGACCATATGCAGGAGAAGACCAAAAACCTGGAAGAAACAGCTAAAATGATTGGACATAAGATCAATACCAAAAAGACACAGTTAATGTACCTCAATACGGAGAGACATTCTGTCATATTTATAGAAGGGAAACAGCTGGAAACGGTAGATTCATTTAATTATCTAGGCAGTTGTATAACACAGAAGGTGGTACTGAAAGATACTAAGATCAGAATAGGAAAAGCCAGATCCGCATTCATTAGATATTAA